From a region of the Pleuronectes platessa chromosome 22, fPlePla1.1, whole genome shotgun sequence genome:
- the LOC128429187 gene encoding adiponectin receptor protein 2, with protein MRVQLLKKSINATTSTKSLSGPSRVCSSSYWGLVQRLKLDGGETSGAEGPAFVLRHRTSNLVQHTTDTTPTDPVSPRVKEDTPTSGSSTSPLITTECPSNNGCVPECEEERKKDEEDDGGREGGEEEKERAEDEKSSDEGFMGMKPLLQAHHAMERMEEFVHKVWEGRWRVMPHDVLPDWLKDNDFLLHGHRPPMPSFRACFKSIFRIHTETGNIWTHLLGCLFFLFLGLMYMFSPNKSFVAPVQEKVVIGVFFLGAILCLSFSWLFHTVYCHSEGVSRVFSKLDYSGIAFLIMGSFVPWLYYSFYCSPQPRFIYLIVVCILGLSAITVSQCDFFATPQYRGVRAGVFVGLGLSGVVPTLHFVITEGLIKATTMGQMGWLLLMATLYITGACLYAARIPERFFPGKCDIWFHSHQLFHILVVAGAFVHFHGVSNLQEFRHKAGGGCAADGTL; from the exons ATGCGGGTGCAGCTACTCAAGAAGAGCATCAAT GCAACCACATCCACTAAGTCTCTGTCCGGGCCCAGCCGCGTTTGTTCCAGTTCTTATTGGGGGCTTGTCCAGCGTCTCAAGCTGGACGGAGGAGAGACAAGTGGGGCCGAGGGCCCGGCCTTCGTGCTGCGACACAGAACTTCTAACCTCGTACAACACACCACAGATACCACGCCTACAGATCCCGTGAGTCCCAGGGTGAAAGAAGACACGCCCACCTCAGGTTCTTCAACCAGTCCCCTCATCACCACTGAGTGCCCCTCAAACAATGGG TGTGTCCCCGAAtgcgaggaggagagaaaaaaagatgaagaggatgacggaggaagggaaggaggggaggaggagaaagaacgGGCAGAGGATGAGAAGAGCAGTGATGAAGGCTTCATGGGAATGAAGCCGCTGCTGCAGGCTCACCACGCCatggagaggatggaggagttCGTACACAAG GTGTGGGAGGGCCGGTGGCGCGTTATGCCTCACGACGTGCTCCCCGATTGGCTGAAGGACAACGACTTCCTGCTTCACGGCCACAGGCCGCCCATGCCTTCGTTTCGCGCCTGCTTCAAGAGCATCTTCAGAATCCACACGGAGACAGGAAACATCTGGACACACCTGCTAG gctgtttgtttttcctctttctggGTCTGATGTACATGTTCAGTCCCAACAAGTCGTTCGTGGCTCCCGTCCAGGAGAAGGTGGTGATCGGGGTGTTCTTCCTGGGAGCCatcctctgcctctccttctcctgGCTCTTCCACACAGTCTACTGCCACTCTGAGGGCGTCTCCAGAGTCTTCTCCAA GCTGGACTACAGTGGGATCGCCTTCCTGATCATGGGCTCATTTGTTCCCTGGTTGTATTACTCCTTCTACTGCTCCCCCCAGCCTCGTTTCATCTACCTGATAGTGGTGTGTATACTGGGACTGTCGGCCATCACTGTCTCCCAATGCGACTTCTTTGCCACACCACAGTACAGAGGAGTCAGAGCAG gagtgttTGTGGGTTTGGGTCTGAGCGGTGTGGTTCCCACCCTACACTTTGTGATCACCGAGGGTCTGATCAAAGCGACCACCATGGGTCAAATGGGTTGGCTGCTGCTGATGGCGACGCTCTACATCACCGGAGCCTGTTTGTACGCCGCTCGCATCCCAGAGCGGTTCTTCCCCGGCAAGTGTGACATATGG TTCCACTCTCACCAGTTGTTCCACATCTTGGTCGTCGCCGGGGCTTTCGTCCATTTCCACGGCGTCTCCAACCTGCAAGAGTTTCGCCACAAGGCGGGTGGAGGCTGTGCCGCGGATGGAACTCTCTAa